The nucleotide sequence TCACATCTCATCGCGAGCGGTACAGACAGCAGCGGAAACGGAACCAATCGATTCAACTCGTCTTGCTCGGCTATACCAATGCGGGGAAATCTACAATTTTTAATCAGTTAACGAAAGCGGACGCATACGCACAGGACCAGTTGTTTGCAACACTAGACCCATTAACAAGACGCATTCAGCTGCCTTCTGGGTTAACGGTGCTTTTGACTGATACAGTTGGTTTCATTCAAGATTTGCCAACTACCTTAGTTGCGGCCTTTCGCTCAACACTAGAAGAGGTGAAGGAAGCAGACTTAATGCTGCATGTTGCCGATGCTTCCCATCCTGATGTGTTTCAACACGAAAAAACAGTGTTTGAGCTGCTGGAGGAACTAGAAGCGGCTGAGCTACCGATGCTGACCGTTTATAACAAACGCGACCTACTAGAAGAAAGTTTTATTCCGACATCAGGACGTGCCTCTATTCAAATTAGTGCATATGACTGCAGTGATATTGAGCATCTGCTCACAGAAATTGAAGAGCGATTGAAAAAGCAGATGAAACCATACAGCATTGTTCTTCCGCCTGATGCAGGTAAATTGCTTGCAAGGTTAAAGCAGGACTCGATTTTAACAAATCGGGAATACGATGAAGATAAGCAAGTATATCGCTGTAGAGGGTATATCCTGCCGACACATCCGTTAGCTGCAGAACTGAAACAATATGAGAAATAGCAAAGGAGAAACAAAATCATGCTGCAATACCATCCACAACTAGACAAGCACATTGATGAAATAGAAGCACAAATTAAGCCGATTCATGAACGGATTGAAAAAATGGCTGAATACCATCAACATCGTGTACTCGAAGCGTTTCGCAACAATCAAGTAAGTGACTTTCACTTCACTCCAAGCACAGGTTATGGCTATGATGACACTGGGAGAGATACATTAGAGAAAATCTATGCGAACGTCTTCGGCCATGAGGAAGCGATCGTACGCCCACAAATTATTTCTGGTACACATGCGATTTCAACAGCGTTATTTGGCGTACTTCGTCCAGGTGACGAATTGGTTTATATGACAGGCAAGCCGTATGACACGTTGGAAGAAATCGTCGGCATTCGTGGCGGTGGAAATGGTTCATTAATTGATTTCAATATTTCGTATCGTGCGGTGCCATTATTGCATGACGGAGCAGTCGATTATAAAGCGGTACGTGCTGCAATTACAGAGAAAACAAAAATGATCGGTATTCAACGCTCAAAAGGCTATGCATCACGTCCATCCTTTACAATTGATCAAATCAAAGAAATGATTACTTTTGTTAAAGAGATAAAGCCTGATGTGGTCGTCTTCGTTGATAACTGCTACGGGGAATTTGTTGAAGAGCAAGAGCCTTGTCATGTTGGTGCTGATTTAATTGCCGGCTCTTTAATTAAAAACCCAGGCGGTGGATTAGTGAAAACTGGTGGCTACCTTGTCGGGAGTGCTGCTTTAATTGAACAGTGTGCTTACCGCCTTACATCGCCAGGAATAGGGAGAGAAGCAGGGGCTTCATTATACAGCCTGCAAGAAATGTATCAAGGATTGTTTCTTGCCCCGCATGTTGTCAGCCAAGCATTAAAAGGAGCGGTGTTCACCGCAGCTCTGCTTGAAAAGATTGGATTGTCTTCATACCCAAAGTGGGATGCAAAGCGAACAGATTTAATTCAATCTGTTACGTTTGAAGACCCGGAGATGATGACAACATTTGCCCAAGCCATTCAACAGGCATCACCAGTCAATGCCCACGTCAGACCAATGCCAAGCTATATGCCTGGCTATGAAGATGATGTTATTATGGCTGCTGGTACGTTCAT is from Bacillus tianshenii and encodes:
- the hflX gene encoding GTPase HflX; translation: MQEQERAVLLGCHLNQEDRERFQYSMDELASLAKTAGASVEAVFTQNRDRIHSALYIGKGKVEELARFVEELEADLIISNDELSPSQLRNLRDETGVRVVDRTQLILDIFAGRAQTKEGKLQVELAQLQYMLPRLTGQGEALSRLGGGIGTRGPGETKLESDRRHIHRRIDEIKRQLKTVTSHRERYRQQRKRNQSIQLVLLGYTNAGKSTIFNQLTKADAYAQDQLFATLDPLTRRIQLPSGLTVLLTDTVGFIQDLPTTLVAAFRSTLEEVKEADLMLHVADASHPDVFQHEKTVFELLEELEAAELPMLTVYNKRDLLEESFIPTSGRASIQISAYDCSDIEHLLTEIEERLKKQMKPYSIVLPPDAGKLLARLKQDSILTNREYDEDKQVYRCRGYILPTHPLAAELKQYEK
- a CDS encoding methionine gamma-lyase family protein codes for the protein MLQYHPQLDKHIDEIEAQIKPIHERIEKMAEYHQHRVLEAFRNNQVSDFHFTPSTGYGYDDTGRDTLEKIYANVFGHEEAIVRPQIISGTHAISTALFGVLRPGDELVYMTGKPYDTLEEIVGIRGGGNGSLIDFNISYRAVPLLHDGAVDYKAVRAAITEKTKMIGIQRSKGYASRPSFTIDQIKEMITFVKEIKPDVVVFVDNCYGEFVEEQEPCHVGADLIAGSLIKNPGGGLVKTGGYLVGSAALIEQCAYRLTSPGIGREAGASLYSLQEMYQGLFLAPHVVSQALKGAVFTAALLEKIGLSSYPKWDAKRTDLIQSVTFEDPEMMTTFAQAIQQASPVNAHVRPMPSYMPGYEDDVIMAAGTFIQGSSIELSADGPMRPPYECYVQGGLTYEHVKIAVCLAVTQLLEKQLLTLG